The sequence below is a genomic window from Lolium perenne isolate Kyuss_39 chromosome 7, Kyuss_2.0, whole genome shotgun sequence.
CGTCCTCAGAACTCGGCTTCCATGCCATTCTCCACGAGTGACTTCACCATGGCACCAAGGCAACATACTGCAgaacttcgcgccgctccctcctgaATCAAACGGCCAGGAAAAAAAACATGGGTGTGCACCACTGAATACTATCCGATCCAGCAATCTCCAAGCATAAAGGCACCCAAGGGAGTTCACCGGTGGAGCCTTCCAGAACTCGGCACTCCGGCCAGATCAATGAAGACAAGCATGAGGCAGATATTTGTCTTGGCGCGGGATGAACCCTAGGACCTTCGCCTCTATTCAAGTGAGCCAGTAACCCCCACACCACCATTCGGTAGAAGAGGCGAAGATGATGGAGACCGCCGCCGTACTTGTTGACCGGCATCACACCCAAAAGGGTCCATGCCACCACCGCGGAGAGCAGCCTGTTTAGCCATGAGCGCAGTTGCCGCAACGACCCGTCGTCCTAGACGGATCATACGTGCCCCTTGACACCCGCCATGGCAGTAGCGCCTCGGATGACGTAGCTCCGCACACCCcccaacaccgccaccacgcgtCTTCTCTTCCACCATCCACCGAAACCACATCGTAGCCAGTTGTGGGATCCCAAGATCCACCACACCAAGCCCAATCCAGCCGGCCACCTCTGGTAGGAGGCCGCCACCATGCCCGAGACCGCCACCCCGACACCCACATGGAAAGGGTTGCGCAACATATCGCCGCACTCGCAGGTCGGCAAGCGGACCTCCAGGCCCCGATGGGCACAAACCAGCCTAGACGCGCCAACGTAGCTTCCCAACCATCGCTTGGCAGACCGGCCAACGCCACCGCCCACCACCATGCCGTCGAAGTAGAAAGCGCCGCCGCCCTCCTACCTCGAGGTCGCGCCCGGTAGGAACCCACCGCCGCCATACCGTGCAGGCTtagtgcggcggcggcggagagagGTTGGGATGTTGTAGAGGGAGGCTCAAGCGATGGCGGCTGATTCCCCGGTGCGGCGCGGCGCCGTCGCACGGGAGTTAGGGTTGGGTGACAGCAAAAAGGCATAGCTAGCCAGACAAGATGTTGTGGAGTATACCCCTTTATTCATGGCTTGTGGAGCATAAGTTATCCTCCCTAGTCCCCAGCGATATGTCCCGCAAGTCACCGGCTTAAACGAGGAAAATGCATAGCTAGGCAGACAAGATGCTGCTGATCTCCTTAATAGAAGAACATTTGCTAGCCGACCAAGAATCTATCTATCGGCAAAACATGTGCcactatcacagccttcccccttCGGGCAAGGCATCCTTTGTTTAAGGAAGGTGACATGGTCATTCACTAAAAACAAAAGAAGAAGCATTTCCCCACGTTGGGAAGAATTCTCATTTGTAATCAGCAAAGTTCTGAACATGATCATACTACCTGTGGATATCCGTGAGAAGAAGGAATAAGACGTAAGAGCAAGAAGAAGAGCAGAAGCGTGAAAGAAAACACAGAAGAATCCTCAGCTTCAGACGACGGTCGTCCAGAGGTGCCAGCAGGCTATACGATGGCGGCTTGGCATTCCGGCAATCAGCACTGGTGTGTGTGTGCCGGTGGTACCATCGGAAATCCGGCGAGGCGTCAGACCCTGAGCACTAGTGAGTGGTGATTTGATCTGTGCCATCGTAATGTTAGACAATTTTTGGGTCACAAACTACAGGGAAAGTAAGAAACCGGAGCGCATCCGCTCCCGCTCCCGTACGGCTGAGCCGGGCCGCACCGGAGCGCCCAGATCCAGCCAGCCGGGCAAGCTCCCCCGTCTCCCCTGCCCTCGCCGTCACCTGTGGCCGTCGTCGGGGAAAGCCCTGGCGGCGCTGTGGCGGCGGGGCGCCCTCCTACGCGCGGGATCTGGGCGGCCCGGCTTCGGCGCCCTTTTCTGGCTGTTGCGGCTCGGGGGCTGGCCGGACGGCGGCGGCACGAGGCGGCGCTGCGCTGCTGCTGCGTGTGGTGGCTCCTCCGGCGGTCTCCTCCGTAGAGGGTGGTGGGGGCTCTCGGGCGGTGGCCCACGGTGGTGTTGGCGGTGGCGGCCGGCGTGGCTGCATCGGGCGGCGCGTCGGGCGGGTCTAGAGGTGCTGCTGCCTTGGTGCAGTGCTCCTGCCAGCATGGTGCTGGCGGAGCTGCCGTCTCCGACGTGGTTTTCCTCCACGTGGTGTGGTGGTGCTAGTTCGGGTCGTTGAGCTCTCTATTTCTGGTGGTCGGTGGAGTGGCTGCGTGAGTCGCCTCCTCCTTACCTTGCTATCAGCCTGCAGCGGTTTGCCGTTGGGGCTGGCGGGTGCCGTGGTTTCGCAGTGGTGGCCATGGTGGTGACGTGCTTCCCACCCGGGGGTGCGTCGTGGCTGGGTGTGGAGCCCCTCTGTCTTGCCATCAGTGGCAGAGGACGCTGCTTCTGTCTGCTCTGGTGTGCCCCATGGTGATGCAGATGGCGGCCATGGGTGCGGTCTCCTCTCCGATGCGAGGTGAGCCGTGGCagtggtggtggcggcgtctTCTTGCCGGTTGCTGGGCTCTGGTGTCGGGTCCTTGGTGGGGATCTTCGACATGCGGTGGGTGGTCCATGCGAGAGTAATCTATGGGTGTCTCTGCCTTTTGATGCCCTTCGACTCCAGCTGGTGGCACACAGGTGTCGTGGCGTCGTCTCGGCTGTGCGCAACCTTTCGGCCACACCCTCGACACAGAGTCTCGGATGCGCGTTTCCCTTCGATTACGTCGATGGTGTAGTGTCGGTGCTGGGTCTCGGCGAACCAAGGCCGTTCGACTACTCCGGCGAGTCCTCGAGCTGGGTTGTCCCTCCTTCGTGTCCTTGGGGCTCTTCCTCATGATTGTTGTGCCTGGGTCGTGATGAGATTTCTCATCGGCCAACCGTCCCCTAGATTGAGGGGTGGccactttgttttttcttttcttagtCTTGTCTGTTGGTGGTGTgcgttttttcttttcttcttctccTTTGTAACCTCCGTGTACTCTGGTTCATTTGAACCCATCTTGTAGAGGCTGAAAAGCTTCATAGGCAACTTGGCTGAAtatatgttcaggctggctcacGCCCGCCGTAGTTACAGTCAAAAAAAATGTTAGACAATTTCAGATTACTTCTTAGTTCTGCAAATTGCTGTTTCAGTTTACCACTATAAACGCAGTTGTATATatataatgcatgccagtaaacAAAGCAGATGATTCAAATTTTCGATGAACTTACCAACTTCAGAAGCATGAAAGAAAGAGTAAATTATGTTACGGCGTTTCAGTTGCACAAGCAAGAAGAAAAAGTTGCCACTGCTGCATCTATTGTGTTTATACATTATTCTATAGTAGCCTGTTCAGAAGTCACAACAGGATAATCAAAAAGAAGATGCTCCTTTTTTTCTTGAGGGGGCTGGGGACGAAAACCATTTGGCATTCATAAATCTGTATGTAAGAAAATTGCATTCTCCTGTATGATACCTATGGCGCAAAATCTTGACATTTACCTGGAGATATCTATAGCACACGATAATTTGTATAGTATGGCATGTTTTTTAGAAGGAACAATAACTGGTTCAGGTGACATCCGAAGTTGCCAGCCATAGCACATAGAGATCCAACTGATGACTAATTGAACGGACACATCGCAACTCCGAGCTGAGGCCTGTCGAAGAACGGTTCTTTCAGAATTGAAGTCCTAGTTCAGATGATACATGGACTGACCTGCAATACATAATCAGAATGTTTTTCCCCTTCGTGCAAAAAATATTTAAGCCAGACTTGCCAGCTACAGTTTGGAGAGTTTATAGTGCATTCATAGAAATATTGGACACCATCACAAAGAGTTCCATTAAAAATACACTCACGATTTGCCAGCTAAAGTTGTTGATTAGAAATAAATTGGCGATGGTGTATGTGTATCACAAAAGGAAATGTGCATCTCTACATAACGAAAGGTGAAAAGATGCTCTTGGATTCTCCTTAAATAACATTAATGAATACTTGTATCACTGTATCAGTCACTGCTAGTTTTCCACTACTACTCACACAATGACACCGGAGCCAACCATACACGGAAGTCTATACATACCTGGAATGAACTTCTCCTAGCAATTCCCTTATGTCAGGAACTAAATTCCTGATGGAAAAAATTCTCTAGTGGCGCCTCACTTCATCCAAAATGTTACCCACACTAGGAGATAATCTTGGAAGGTATTTATATACCTGCAAAATAAGGAAACTACATTAAGTATGCTGATCTTATCCAGAGAGCAGGTACTCCTTAGTTCTGCTTTATGAGATTATGGTACTTGCATATTAGAATGTGAACAGTTGAGGAGATTTAAACAAAATAGTTCAAGGAAAACGAAATTGATTCCACAAAAGATTGTAATAAAAACTAGAGCAAGTGCAAATCCAGTTTCTTGAAAAGACTATTAAAGAATGTATATAATGTGATTTTAAGTGTCTGCCGGAGTTGCTGAAATCCGGAATTAAGGATATTCTTAAATTATCATCTTGGTTAAAGCTTGGCTCTCTAACCAAAAAATGCTTCGTTTAATCTTTCAAATATTTTGTCATGTCCCAATCATTTGACTGTGCCAACACACAAAGTAGACTCACCCAAAATTTTATAAATACATCCAGGGCAACTGGAACCAGACAAACGAAAAAGGTGACTGCAGCTTGGTCGGCTTCAAGCCCATAGTGTTCAAGAATGATTTCTACCAACGAGTGCCAACCTGCCTCTGAGTGGTACCTGAGACAGTGCAGCTACAAAATGTTCATACAGCCGATAGGATCACAGGAAATTTAAACAAAAAAAGGAGAGTGCAAAACAAAATAATATTAGCGTTGCTTTCTGTTAACtcaaaaaataaaatataaacCAACTTACAGAACTACTTAGCTGTTTGATATCACCATATGTCCCATTAAACATGAATACAAAATAGTACAGGTACATTTTTCTGCTCATGTGCTTCTGTGTTAATCAACTTCTCAGGCGCAGTGCTTTTGTTCAGTATTCACAACTGATTGTAGATAAAAATCAGTATTTCCTAACAATTATGGTAAATACCATTCAGTATTTCCTAACAAGATGGTAAATAGAATTGAATCCCTAAGTAGAAGGTTTATTAAGATACTATCATACTAACACATAATATATGCTATAAACATCACacaaaagacaaaaaaaaaaacacttaAGATATGAATAAAATGGTGTTTTTACTCTGTTCTAGGATCACTTGTAAAGTGAAAATCAATTCTACTAAGATGTGACCAAATAGCTCACGTAAGCGCTAGGCACCATCCACTAGTTGGCTGACTAGTCTGACTAGACCATGAAATGGGCGCTACCCAGCTTGCACTTTTTAGAACACTACTTTGCTGTCATGAGCAATGCCTGATAGATGGAATATTGCCTCAGTATCAGGCTTCAAGTTAAACATTTTCCTTTGGAGAAAAATCTTTAAGTAATTAGGAATATAGTTATTGAGATATGCACAAGATGTAGTTATGAGTTGTTTGTTTTCATTGTACAGGTTCTAGGTAGACTTTTCTGAAGCTTACAGGATGCATCTGGCATTTTGGGATTGCACGTCTAGTTGCGGTCGTTCCAAACTGTGTTTTCAGATAATGTTGGTGTCGAGCATGAATTTTTTTGGATAACAGAAAGGAGTATCATGTTATCACACTAAAGGCCAAATATAACAAATATGCATTTTGAAAAAGGAATACATATAACTTACCCCAGAAGGATGTCTGACACTAGAATGATAAGAAAGGCCTTCCCACTGTCCGAGATATTATTTAGTAATTTATATCCTGTGAACTTCAGCATTGCAACCTGAAAGTAGCAGAAGAGTAAGATGTATGCCAACTGGTAGCAATATAGCTTTAATTTTAGCAGGAAGCAAAAAGTAGGCCGTGTTCTTGTACATAAAACATGTACACCACCAGTACTGTTTACTCATTGATTACATTTTTTTACTGAAACTGCAGTTGCCATGGAAACTATCTAACAAAACATTGTGAAGTATTGGCAGAATGAGGAATTTTTCTGATACAGTTCAGTTCTGCAGTTGTTTGACATGACATAATCAACTATTAACAGCTGAAGTTGGTTAATTGCTCAAGAGGCCTAATAACACAAAATGTTTCTATTTCTGAAGATCCACATGGTACAAGCACATCAGTATGAAAATGTACAAAAACACTGCTTATCCTATATATACTTACTTTACTCTGGTTAAAGTACATAATAAGGAATAGGGCGGCCCCATAAACAATATCAGACCAGATGTTTGCAAATGCTTGTCGGTTTTCTAATCTCCATTCATCCCTCAACTCTACCCTGATAAAGTAACAGATCAATACATTAAAATTTAATAGATCAATTAATTGGATCTCAAAACAATGTTTTTACTATCAACATAAGAAATGAGAAGATCAATGTTCATGTCAGTCATTCCAAATGCAGTAATATAAGCAACAACTCTACAAGAAAGCATAAGTCTCACGCTTTTTCCTGCAACTCTGACCAGAACTCCTCATCAGAAAGTGGAGGAGATTTACCAATCTCTACTTCAAGACGGAATCTTGCTTTCTCAAGATTTAGGTCCTTTATCATCTGAAGCTTCTGACTGCGTCTTACATCAAGCAGTTCAGCAGCAAGTGGTACCTTTTTGACATACCTGTTATCGTAAAATGATCAATGTAATCAGTTCTGCGTTTAGAACACATGACAGAATTGAATTACAGAAGCACAAAGAGATGCAATTATTGGTAGTTGCACATTATAAATTTCCTAACATGAGATCGGTATACATGGAACACCATAGTGGTAACATGAAATTACCTGTCTAGGAATGGCATCATAACGTAGTCATGCACTAGAAAATCCAGCACCCATGGAACCACAATCAACAATGCTAGGAATTTGGCCTGCGAAGTAGATTTTTCTTGTTAGAACGAGTTCCCTAAGGTCCTGTTGCAATAAACCAGATGCCTGATAAACTCAGTAGCATCCCATTTTCTATCATCGAAATGGATCCACAGCAATGTTGCATGGCAAAAAGGTTCGAGTTTATTGTTACGCTAGGCATAATAGTAAGTACACCACATGTGTAAAATCACTACATGGTAGTGAACATGAGGAGAAGATGATATCTCATGACTATTGTCAGGCAGTAAATTATGAACTAAGCAAGGTAGTTTAAAGAACGCACCGAGTTCGCCGAAGCATATAAAAAAACCCGGTCCTCAAACAACATGTCTTCGTAATCTTCATCGATGGAGTCTTTAAAAGTTTCGATGATGCCCTTATCCCTCACTATCTGCATCGGATCATCGGTTATCTGGTCCGAGAAGCTCCCACCCCCGCCCCAATCACCACCACCCCCCGTCGCCGCCGTGCTGCCCCCACCGATCCAATCCTCCCACGACCGCCCTTCAGCATTCTCGGCATCCTGCTGGGCCTCCCGCAGCTCGACAATCGCCTCGGCCTTCCTCTTCCACGTCTGAAACTTGTCATCCTCCGACAGGTCTTCGTTGCTAACAACCTCCTGGAGCAACTCATCGTCCTCCCTCCAGCCGGCCAGGCTCTCTTCCTCGTCATTCCAATCCGAGAACCACGCCTTCCACCATGGCTGCTGCCTCTTGgaactcctcctcctcttcttggcaAAACCCACCAGGTGCCTCGCCCTCCTGCTCCTCTGGGAACTGACATCGAACATCTTGCATGCACAAACCCTCCGTCGCCCGATCCTGTCCTCTGCCGCTGGCCAGACCGCAGCGCCGCTAGAGCTGACCACGGAGCAGCTCATTAAGGTCATGCGACGGAGACCACATCTTCCGGGCACACACCGACGCCTACGACGCAGGGGCGGATACACCTCTACTGGCCATGAACTCACAGCCTCATAGCATTCCCCTCTTCTTGGCACCGATTGCCattgcaaggtagcaatctccacATCAAGAAACCAAGAATTCCCGGGCGACTCCAAAGAACCAAGAAACGCCAGAAAATCAGAGGAGCGCCGCGGCGAATAGGGAGGCTGGTGTTCTTGGTGGGATTATTAATTTGGACACGAGCTCCAGAGTGGCATCCGCAGATATCTCTGGGATGGATAAGAGAGGGAGAAGGAGGACTGACTGACGGGTAATGGTGTCGCCGCGACGCGCTCGTTCTCGTTTATTGGTGTCGCAAACGGCGATGCAGTCGTGGGTTATCCGTTCACCAGAAGCGTTTGTTGGGTCAGGCCTGTTTCGTCGGCTTATGGGCTGAGCCCAACTGTTCTCACACAATCATATGCTATTTCCCGAGGAGGGCTTAGGAAAACTGAAAACGCCCGACTCTGATCTAGCCAGTTGGTAGCTGCAGATGACTTTTTTTTTCATGGGTTGGATCGTGGAATGGGTCGTTTGAATGCCTGCAGGCCGCCGCGTTTTTGCAGGAATCTAGTTTTAAAGCACTCCTTGACAGGCCTCGAAGAACGTCCGGAATGACAGTTTCTTCAGGGCCAGGCCTCTTGTAATCAGAAGGCTGCACACGAGAAGGGAGGCAGAAACGTCGCGTCCCTTCGGGAACACACGCCATAATTAGGTTCACCgctccctctccttcctctcactcgcgacctcccccaaactgtcacatcacTCGGCGGTTCCCCTCCCGCCGACCAATCTGCCGCACCGCCGCACGGAGGAGCACCGATACCGGAGGAGGAGACGTCGGCGAGCAGCACCACGACATCGGCCGGAACCTGCTCCGCAGTCTTCATCGACATCTCGAGTTCTCCCGCGACCTCGAGCTCGTCCTCGGCCGGAACAATGGTGGTAACGACCTCTCCTTCTCACCTTCGTACTCGTTCTACCAGAACATGTCATTCTAGGGCATTTGCGACGACATGCATATTAGATCTGCTAGGGTTTCCGTTAGGATAGGGTTCGTATTGATGTTTGCAAGGTGTTCGTCCCCATTACTTATTTTTCTTGTTCAGTTCTTACTGTTCATGGTCTCGATTTGCTTAGATTTGTCACTCTAATATCGGATTGCCGTAGATCCTTCCTAGATCGGACTGTGGATTGCTGAAACTTCTAGATTTTACTGTGCATGCAAagatgattgatcagaacctatggcaCGACTGAACATCACCATGCTATTGGTTCTGATCAAACATCTCCTCCATATCTGCTTATTGTATGAGGCCTATGCTACATTGCTTTCCATGTTTATACTTCTTCAGTTGTGGAATGGCCAATGATTTAACTATGGCACAACGGCAGGCAGGGTGCTGTCCTCAAACTTAGTTATGTGTGCCATATttcttgcacactagacttagtttgcggaTAGTCCCTTTGCCTGCCGTGTGATCCAATTTATGAGGCCTCATTTTGTTTGTCtagtgcattggccaatgattcaacaaaGGCACAATGGAAGGCAAGGTACTGCCttcaaacttagtcatgtgtgtgtgattacttgcacactagacttagtttgagggCAGTCCCTTTAGCTGCCGTGTGAGCCAATGTATGAGGCATCACATGTTTTCAATGTTCGTTTTCATCTATATACTGGTGAACAAGCACACCTATAATACCATGTGTTCTTGTGGCAGActgagaagctcaagcttgggtcaCCTGAGACCCCAGAGGAGAGACcgtctgtcgagggtactcctcggcaatgcccaccttttggggcttagggttgacggaatcctgtaggctgacacgagacatcggataccaaacaaatggggagagagatttacccaggttcggggccctcgatgaggtaacccttacttcctgcttgtttgatcttgattattaaaaatatcgggttacaatggggtagccgaaggctaaggataagatctcgtcgagagactaacATTAcgtatgacctagctctagacttgcagTGGTTCTGGCTAAATTGATTGTGTCTCTCgacagaccctctcctggcccttatattatgagccaggtctcgagggttctgtccgggtacgactaggttacaaagagttctacatctaaactttccttcttcttcgtcttcttgctttGTTCATCAAGTGTCTTTCTTTGGAACTGACGTAGCGACCCATCGTGGTtgatggatgatcttcatgggcccctggttgggccgtaaGAGTTAACATAATatgggttacccgaagggtaatgcccacatcaccgtCCAAGAAGCAAAGCGCGGCTAACATCGGCCACTTCTAGCCGGACGTAGGGTCGGACCAGTTCCTGCGCATCGTATTCAAGCCCACCTTCAGTCGGCTCCGGATCCCTCAAGATTTCGTCAGGTGGTTCGGAGAAATCCCTTCGAGCATCATCGTGAAGACCAACACTGGCTACAACTGGAGGATGACTACGGCGAGAGAAGACGATGACGCATACATCGACCAGGGGTGGGCGGGCTTCGCCATCGCTCATCAGCTGCAGGTATGCCAGTTCCTCATCTTCAAGAAGGTGTCCTCCTTCGAGTACAGTGTGCTCATCTTCGACTACACCTGCACTGAGGTGATGACCAGGTGTCGTTACCATGGCGATGCCACGAGGTGTGTCGCCTTCGAAAGTCATGTTTGAAACGTACCTGGTTCTGCCTCGCTGCTACCATGTCTGTGTCTAGTTGTTGTTCCTATCGTGTGTTGAACTATGATCGTCTCTACTGTGTCATGAACTATGATCGTCCTGTGTCGTGAACTATGACCATGTTTGAACTATGATTAGTGCTAAGTTTGCATGAATTTTGATTGTGTTCTTGCTTGTGTTGTTGATCGCTGGTAACCTCACCACTGAAGAGAAGAGGTAAGGAGAAGCAGATTCTGGGTTGCAACCAAACGACAGGGGCGCCGTTGTgggctgtgatacgtctccaacgtatctataatttctgatgttccatgcttgttttgttcacattttatgtcatatttatgcgttttccggaactaacctattgacgagatgccgaaaggccagttgctgttttctgctgtttttggtttcagaaatcctagtaaggaaatattttcggaatcggacgaaatcaacaccgaaagtcttagaattcccggaagcttccggaacaccgaaggagagtcggaggcgggcagcagggggcccacaccataa
It includes:
- the LOC127314504 gene encoding protein DAY-LENGTH-DEPENDENT DELAYED-GREENING 1, chloroplastic isoform X2, which translates into the protein MTLMSCSVVSSSGAAVWPAAEDRIGRRRVCACKMFDVSSQRSRRARHLVGFAKKRRRSSKRQQPWWKAWFSDWNDEEESLAGWREDDELLQEVVSNEDLSEDDKFQTWKRKAEAIVELREAQQDAENAEGRSWEDWIGGGSTAATGGGGDWGGGGSFSDQITDDPMQIVRDKGIIETFKDSIDEDYEDMLFEDRVFLYASANSAKFLALLIVVPWVLDFLVHDYVMMPFLDRYVKKVPLAAELLDVRRSQKLQMIKDLNLEKARFRLEVEIGKSPPLSDEEFWSELQEKAVELRDEWRLENRQAFANIWSDIVYGAALFLIMYFNQSKVAMLKFTGYKLLNNISDSGKAFLIILVSDILLGKY
- the LOC127314504 gene encoding protein DAY-LENGTH-DEPENDENT DELAYED-GREENING 1, chloroplastic isoform X1; this translates as MTLMSCSVVSSSGAAVWPAAEDRIGRRRVCACKMFDVSSQRSRRARHLVGFAKKRRRSSKRQQPWWKAWFSDWNDEEESLAGWREDDELLQEVVSNEDLSEDDKFQTWKRKAEAIVELREAQQDAENAEGRSWEDWIGGGSTAATGGGGDWGGGGSFSDQITDDPMQIVRDKGIIETFKDSIDEDYEDMLFEDRVFLYASANSAKFLALLIVVPWVLDFLVHDYVMMPFLDRYVKKVPLAAELLDVRRSQKLQMIKDLNLEKARFRLEVEIGKSPPLSDEEFWSELQEKAVELRDEWRLENRQAFANIWSDIVYGAALFLIMYFNQSKVAMLKFTGYKLLNNISDSGKAFLIILVSDILLGYHSEAGWHSLVEIILEHYGLEADQAAVTFFVCLVPVALDVFIKFWVYKYLPRLSPSVGNILDEVRRH